The DNA sequence ATGCCTCGGAGCGAGTCGTAGTCGAGCGTCACGCAGCGGATACCCCGGTCCTCGGCCAGGGTCCTGGCCTGCGGCTTGATCACCTGCGCCGCGAACACCCCTCTCACCGGGGACAACAACGGGTCCCGGTTGAGCAGTTCCAGATAGCGCGTGAGCTGTTCGACGCCGTCGATCTCACCGCGGCGTTTGATCTCGACCGCCACGGTCACGCCATCGGCGTCCCGTCCGAGGATGTCGACCGGCCCGATCGCCGTCATGTACTCGCGGCGGACCAGGGTGTATCCGGGGCCGAGAGTCTCCAGGTGCTCGGCCAGCAGTTCCTGGAGATGGGCCTCGACCCCGTCCTTGACCAGTCCGGGATCCATACCCAGCTCGTGACGGGAGTCGTGGTGGACCTCGGAGAGCGTGATCCGCAGCTGTTCACCGGCCTTGTTCTCCACCACCCAGAGCAGGTGCGCAGGATCCTCCGGATGCTCCTGCTCGACGAGCCAGCAGGGTGGCGTCATCCAGTTGAGGGGTTTGTACGCGCGGTCGTCGGCGTGCACGCTGACGGACCCGTCCGCCTTGAGCAACAGCAGCCTGGGCGCCATGGGGAGATGAGCCGTCAGACGGCCGACGTAGTCGACCTGACATGTGGCGACGACGAGACGCACGGATCCTCCTCAGATCGGGATTGTGCGGGACGACCCCCCGGACGGTCGTCGCCGAGCGCGGTCCTCGGGACCGTCACCGCCGTCGGCGGTCCGGGGAGCGGATCTGGTCGGTGGAGCAGGCCTCCACCCACGCCAACAACGCGGTCAGCTCGGCCGGACCCACACAGAGTTCGCCTTCTCTGATCCCGCGCCTGCGGTCGTGACCGGAGAAGGACACGATCACCTCACCCGACTCCGCGATATCGAGTTCGTGGCCGGTCGGTTGTCGCCGGGGGCCCAACTCGAGGCTCCGCCGGTCCAGCCGCACGTCCGCGCCGAACCTCACGCTGACCAACCGGTAGAAGGCCAGATCGGTATCGGAATACCTCACGGCGCCGTGGCGCCAGGACTCCTCACCGGCCCTCCTGACGAGGACCGAGGTGGCATTCCTGCGGACGACCACCAGGCGATACACCACGGCCGCGGCCACCGGGGCGAGGACGAGCAGGACGACGACACCGAGAATGATCCCGGGAATCGCCATCTACCCAACCCCTTCCGGTGGCCGCGGCCGTCAGGTCACGGGAGGACCGAATCGTACAGCTAGCTGCCGGCCTTCTCGACCGCCCGGAGACGACCGCGCGCGGCGGCGGCGGCCTGCTGGTCATCCCCGGCCTCGGACAGTGCGCGCTCGGCCTCGGCCCGGTCGATGGACTCCGCCCACTCCGCGGTCTCGCCGAGGATGCTGACCTTGTTCGCCGTCACGGAGAGGAACCCGCCCTGCACCGCGGCGACCTTCTTGCCCTCGTCCGTGTAGACCGTCACGGTGCCGCCGGCATCCAGCTCGCCGAGCAGCGGCTCGTGCCCGGACTGGATACCGATCTCGCCCTCGGTGGTCTTGGCGACCACCATGGTGGCGGTGCCGGACCAGAAGCGTTGCTCGACCGTGACGAACTCGACCTCGATGTCAGCCATGGTCAGCGGTCACTTCCCCGAGAGCTTCTTGGCGGCCGCCTCAACGTCGTCCAGACCGCCGATACCGTTGAACGCCTGCTCCGGGAGATGGTCCAGCTCGCCCTTGCACAGCTTGTCGAACGCCTCGATGGTGTCCGACAGCGGGACGACCGAACCGACCTGCCCGGTGAACTTCTCCGCGACCAGGAAGTTCTGGCCGAGGAAGCGCTCGAGGCGACGGGCCCGCTGAACGGTGACCTTGTCCTCCTCGGAGAGCTCGTCCATGCCGAGGATGGCGATGATGTCCTGGAGCTCCTTGTACTTCTGCAGGATCTGGATGACGTTCTGAGCCACCCGGTAGTGCTCCTCCCCCACGATGCCCGGCTCCAGGATGCGGGAGGTCGAGGTGAGCGGGTCGACGGCCGGGTAGATGCCCTTCGAGGCGATCGAGCGGGAGAGCTCGGTGGTCGCGTCGAGGTGGGCGAACGTGGTCGCCGGAGCGGGGTCGGTGTAGTCGTCGGCGGGGACGTAGATCGCCTGCAGCGAGGTGATCGAACGGCCACGCGTCGAGGTGATCCGCTCCTGCAGCATGCCCATCTCGTCCGCGAGGGTCGGCTGGTAACCGACGGCGGACGGCATGCGACCGAGCAGGGTCGAGACCTCGGAACCGGCCTGCGTGAAGCGGAAGATGTTGTCCACGAACAACAAGACGTCCTGCCCCTGGACGTCGCGGAAGTACTCGGCCATGGTCAGCGCCGAGAGTGCGACGCGCATACGCGTCCCCGGCGGCTCGTCCATCTGGCCGAACACCAACGCGGTGTCCTG is a window from the Dietzia sp. JS16-p6b genome containing:
- the atpD gene encoding F0F1 ATP synthase subunit beta, giving the protein MTTAVTDQSTTGTAGLTGRVARVLGAVVDVEFPRGALPALFNALTTEITLEAVAKTVTFEVAQHLGDNMVRCISMQSTDGLVRGAEVVDSGKPISVPVGDVVKGHVFNALGDCLDAPGTGRDGEQWGIHREPPAFDQLEGKTEILETGVKVIDLLTPYVKGGKIGLFGGAGVGKTVLIQEMITRIAREFSGTSVFAGVGERTREGTDLFLEMEEMGVLQDTALVFGQMDEPPGTRMRVALSALTMAEYFRDVQGQDVLLFVDNIFRFTQAGSEVSTLLGRMPSAVGYQPTLADEMGMLQERITSTRGRSITSLQAIYVPADDYTDPAPATTFAHLDATTELSRSIASKGIYPAVDPLTSTSRILEPGIVGEEHYRVAQNVIQILQKYKELQDIIAILGMDELSEEDKVTVQRARRLERFLGQNFLVAEKFTGQVGSVVPLSDTIEAFDKLCKGELDHLPEQAFNGIGGLDDVEAAAKKLSGK
- a CDS encoding DUF2550 family protein; amino-acid sequence: MAIPGIILGVVVLLVLAPVAAAVVYRLVVVRRNATSVLVRRAGEESWRHGAVRYSDTDLAFYRLVSVRFGADVRLDRRSLELGPRRQPTGHELDIAESGEVIVSFSGHDRRRGIREGELCVGPAELTALLAWVEACSTDQIRSPDRRRR
- a CDS encoding F0F1 ATP synthase subunit epsilon, producing MADIEVEFVTVEQRFWSGTATMVVAKTTEGEIGIQSGHEPLLGELDAGGTVTVYTDEGKKVAAVQGGFLSVTANKVSILGETAEWAESIDRAEAERALSEAGDDQQAAAAARGRLRAVEKAGS
- the nucS gene encoding endonuclease NucS, with product MRLVVATCQVDYVGRLTAHLPMAPRLLLLKADGSVSVHADDRAYKPLNWMTPPCWLVEQEHPEDPAHLLWVVENKAGEQLRITLSEVHHDSRHELGMDPGLVKDGVEAHLQELLAEHLETLGPGYTLVRREYMTAIGPVDILGRDADGVTVAVEIKRRGEIDGVEQLTRYLELLNRDPLLSPVRGVFAAQVIKPQARTLAEDRGIRCVTLDYDSLRGIESTDLRLF